One segment of Arthrobacter sp. MMS18-M83 DNA contains the following:
- a CDS encoding family 43 glycosylhydrolase produces the protein MMAKPDNRDRAIICNPIDLAYRFQDIHSRGARSVHREAADPSVVHYQGRYYLFASMSAGFWHSNDLVEWTFKETERLPALDYAPDVRVIDGALCISASRKTNSPFFRSEAPLDDDFVRVSEGFPFWDPNLFQDDDSSVYLYWGCSNVDPLFGVQIDPATMTPIGQRVALLAGNPEQHGWERVGENYERASLAVSATEPGSERPYIEGAWMTAHANKYYLQYAGPGTEWNTYADGYYTSDSPLGPFTYASNSPFSSKPGGFITGAGHGSTFQDIHGNWWHAATMRISVNHAFERRIGIFPAGFDEDGILFCNQNFADYPVTIHDRRFDPWTESFAGWMLQSYNCQRQLRSDRWRHVGLTAGGK, from the coding sequence ATGATGGCGAAGCCTGACAATCGAGACAGGGCCATCATCTGCAATCCGATCGACCTTGCCTACAGATTCCAAGATATCCACTCACGCGGTGCGCGATCAGTTCACCGTGAGGCCGCTGATCCGTCTGTGGTCCATTACCAGGGGCGCTACTACCTCTTCGCATCAATGTCGGCCGGCTTTTGGCATTCGAACGACCTCGTCGAATGGACCTTCAAGGAGACGGAACGGTTACCGGCTTTGGACTACGCACCGGACGTCCGCGTAATTGATGGAGCCCTGTGCATTTCCGCGTCCCGCAAAACGAATAGCCCCTTCTTCCGCAGCGAGGCGCCGCTCGATGACGACTTCGTGAGAGTAAGCGAAGGCTTTCCGTTCTGGGATCCCAATCTCTTTCAAGACGATGACTCCTCCGTGTACTTGTACTGGGGATGCTCCAATGTGGATCCGCTTTTTGGTGTGCAGATTGACCCTGCGACGATGACACCGATCGGACAGAGGGTGGCGCTTCTGGCAGGCAATCCCGAGCAGCACGGCTGGGAGCGGGTGGGAGAGAACTACGAGAGGGCCAGTTTGGCGGTGTCGGCGACAGAGCCGGGGTCCGAGCGGCCATACATCGAGGGTGCCTGGATGACCGCCCACGCGAACAAGTATTACCTCCAATACGCGGGGCCAGGGACCGAGTGGAACACCTACGCCGACGGATATTACACATCAGACTCACCACTCGGACCGTTCACCTATGCATCGAATAGTCCGTTCTCCTCCAAACCTGGTGGATTCATTACCGGAGCAGGGCACGGAAGCACGTTCCAAGACATTCACGGGAATTGGTGGCACGCGGCCACCATGCGGATTTCGGTGAATCACGCATTTGAGCGACGAATCGGGATCTTCCCAGCCGGATTCGATGAGGACGGCATCTTGTTCTGCAATCAAAATTTCGCCGACTATCCCGTGACAATTCACGATCGTCGATTCGACCCGTGGACCGAATCTT
- a CDS encoding enolase C-terminal domain-like protein — MKIERIEAIPYSIPYSKPLEFASGRVSDAEHVLIRVHTNDGIVGTADAPPRPFTYGETQDSIISVVTKIFAPALTGLDPMDRGKIHQILARTIHNQVAKGSLDIALWDIIGKATGTPVSRLLGGFTDSMAVSHMLGFQPAQKLLDEALKFQHEYGINTFKLKVGRRPLSLDIEACRVLRAGLGPDTELYLDANRGWTANEALEVLRRTEGLGLSLLEEPCDAKEGMSRRRLVEKSPIPVVGDESVPTAGDASRELLSGGCNAISIKTARSGFTEAQQILGLCTGLGVDVVMGNQIDTQLGTIATVTFGAAHEATSRRAGELSNFLDMSDDLLADPITIPDGRIRVRDVPGVGADIDEHKLAHYRQDK, encoded by the coding sequence GTGAAGATTGAGCGCATTGAGGCGATCCCCTACTCGATCCCCTACTCCAAGCCCTTGGAGTTCGCCAGCGGGCGGGTATCCGACGCCGAGCACGTCCTCATCCGGGTCCACACTAATGACGGCATCGTGGGCACGGCGGATGCTCCACCACGCCCGTTCACCTACGGTGAGACGCAGGACTCCATCATCTCGGTGGTCACCAAAATCTTCGCACCCGCCCTTACAGGGCTCGACCCCATGGACCGCGGAAAAATCCATCAGATCCTCGCCCGGACAATCCATAACCAGGTCGCCAAAGGCAGCCTGGACATCGCCCTCTGGGACATCATCGGCAAAGCCACCGGAACTCCCGTCAGCAGGCTGCTGGGCGGTTTCACCGACTCCATGGCAGTCAGCCACATGCTCGGCTTCCAACCGGCGCAAAAACTGCTGGACGAGGCCCTCAAGTTCCAGCACGAGTACGGCATCAACACCTTCAAGCTCAAAGTCGGGCGCCGCCCGCTGTCGCTGGACATCGAAGCATGCCGCGTACTGCGCGCAGGGCTCGGACCTGACACCGAGTTGTACCTCGATGCCAATCGGGGCTGGACGGCCAACGAGGCCCTCGAAGTCCTGCGCCGCACGGAAGGCCTCGGCCTGTCCCTCCTGGAGGAACCGTGCGACGCCAAGGAAGGAATGAGCCGCCGGCGCCTGGTAGAGAAATCCCCCATCCCTGTGGTCGGTGATGAAAGCGTCCCCACCGCCGGCGACGCATCCCGGGAGCTGCTCTCCGGGGGATGCAACGCCATCAGCATCAAGACCGCTCGCAGCGGCTTCACCGAAGCACAGCAAATACTTGGCCTCTGCACCGGACTGGGCGTCGACGTCGTGATGGGAAACCAGATCGACACCCAGCTTGGAACGATCGCCACCGTAACCTTCGGCGCCGCGCACGAGGCCACCTCGCGGCGTGCCGGTGAACTCTCCAATTTCCTTGACATGTCCGATGACCTCCTGGCCGATCCGATAACCATCCCGGACGGCCGAATCCGTGTCCGGGATGTCCCCGGCGTCGGAGCTGACATCGACGAGCACAAACTCGCACACTACCGGCAAGACAAATAG
- the catC gene encoding muconolactone Delta-isomerase — translation MLYLVRMDVNLPANLPEDRATAIKAEEKAYSQGVQRDGRWPHLWRVVGQYANYSIFDVESNDELHELLQSLPLFPYMDVQVTALAKHPSSIS, via the coding sequence GTGCTGTACCTGGTCCGAATGGACGTCAACCTCCCCGCCAATCTGCCCGAAGATCGGGCCACAGCCATCAAGGCGGAAGAAAAGGCCTACTCACAAGGCGTCCAACGCGACGGCCGATGGCCACACCTATGGCGCGTGGTGGGGCAATATGCCAACTATTCGATCTTCGACGTCGAAAGCAACGACGAGCTACACGAGCTCCTACAGAGCCTTCCGCTGTTCCCCTATATGGACGTCCAGGTCACTGCGCTCGCCAAACACCCGTCGTCGATTTCCTGA
- the catA gene encoding catechol 1,2-dioxygenase, with amino-acid sequence MSVETTATAAASGANATERFRSDKSVAAEVSVERVNVLASRAIKALVDTVKEEKVTYDEYNALKSWLIKVGEDGEWPLFLDVWIEHAVEEVANADREGSKGTIEGPYYVPGSPVLETPATLPMRDDEPGTPLLFQGRVTGVNGEPLPGASVEIWHADDLGLYSQFAPGLPEWNLRGTVIADSEGVYQINTVQPAPYQIPTDGACGQLIASAGWHAWRPAHLHLKVSAPGFQLITTQLYFTADEHLSDDIASAVKPELVLEPKDKADGTGREVTYDFALASAV; translated from the coding sequence ATGTCTGTCGAAACCACCGCAACAGCCGCCGCGTCCGGGGCCAACGCCACCGAACGCTTCCGCTCGGACAAGTCCGTGGCTGCGGAAGTAAGCGTCGAACGCGTCAACGTGCTCGCCTCCCGCGCCATCAAAGCTCTGGTAGACACCGTGAAGGAAGAAAAGGTCACCTACGACGAATACAACGCCCTGAAATCCTGGCTCATCAAGGTAGGAGAAGACGGCGAATGGCCGCTCTTCCTGGACGTCTGGATTGAACACGCCGTCGAGGAAGTGGCCAACGCGGACCGGGAAGGCAGCAAGGGAACCATCGAGGGCCCCTACTATGTTCCGGGTTCGCCTGTTCTGGAAACCCCGGCAACGCTTCCAATGCGCGATGATGAACCCGGCACCCCTCTCCTGTTCCAAGGCCGCGTCACAGGCGTCAACGGTGAACCCCTCCCGGGCGCCAGCGTCGAAATCTGGCACGCTGACGACCTCGGCCTCTACTCGCAATTCGCCCCCGGCCTTCCCGAATGGAACCTTCGCGGCACAGTCATTGCCGACTCCGAAGGCGTCTACCAAATCAACACCGTGCAACCCGCGCCCTACCAGATCCCCACAGACGGCGCCTGCGGCCAGCTCATCGCTTCCGCCGGTTGGCATGCCTGGCGCCCGGCACACCTCCACCTCAAAGTCAGCGCGCCCGGATTCCAGCTCATCACCACCCAGCTGTACTTCACAGCTGACGAGCACCTCTCGGACGACATAGCCTCGGCCGTCAAACCCGAGCTCGTCCTCGAGCCGAAGGACAAAGCGGACGGCACGGGCCGCGAGGTAACCTACGACTTCGCCCTCGCTTCGGCGGTGTAG